Proteins encoded in a region of the Acidobacteriota bacterium genome:
- a CDS encoding DUF4350 domain-containing protein: protein MKQRLFIVLALLVLGLLMVGLNAVSYVQKVREPDKEMTPIRSTYHPGATGTKAFYTLLAETGREVTRWQRPPAELLTETRQQPATLVMIGPFRREVSEDDTSMILSWVSSGGRLVIIDRDPPKQLLTTSLGWTLEAKPGADAGILSVDPANPAQMTAATPAYRPNLPSLLTRGVNAIQPSRFASAAEVTRAPVAAIDAETAETYEGETYEAPADTGTGSDSYSGPTPDPTPFDFYTAEPESDANSAPPPPPVAAETPQTEAPDQADETPPDDAKTWFTAPFVHVTASGRAFVVDFPYGEGEIVYVGDPYVVANGGITAADNAQFAVNLATARGGLIVFNEYHHGYGSGNNRVFEYFAGTPVIAILLQLTVLGLFVVYSRSRRFARPVPAPDPDRLSKLEYVGAMAELQQRTKAFDLAMENIYGDFRRRAARHFGIDNTTTSRKELAAMIAERTGHDAGDVGTLMQKCEDIVHGEPTDKRELLKLAGSLRELEEAMRLSRSSRRRI from the coding sequence ATGAAGCAAAGGCTTTTCATCGTGCTTGCTCTTCTCGTGCTCGGCCTTCTGATGGTCGGGCTGAACGCCGTTTCGTACGTCCAGAAGGTCCGCGAACCGGATAAGGAAATGACCCCGATCCGCTCGACCTATCACCCCGGAGCGACCGGCACGAAGGCTTTTTACACCTTGCTTGCCGAGACCGGCCGCGAGGTGACGCGGTGGCAGCGGCCGCCGGCCGAGCTCCTCACCGAAACGCGGCAACAGCCCGCAACGCTCGTTATGATCGGCCCGTTTCGCCGCGAAGTGAGCGAGGACGACACCTCGATGATACTTAGCTGGGTCTCGAGCGGCGGGCGGCTTGTCATCATCGACCGCGATCCACCGAAGCAGCTACTAACTACCTCGCTTGGCTGGACGCTTGAGGCAAAGCCCGGCGCGGACGCGGGTATTCTTTCGGTCGATCCGGCAAATCCGGCACAGATGACCGCGGCAACTCCGGCATACCGGCCTAACCTGCCGAGCCTTTTGACCCGCGGGGTCAATGCCATTCAGCCCTCGCGTTTCGCTTCGGCGGCCGAGGTCACGAGGGCACCGGTGGCCGCGATCGATGCAGAAACCGCCGAAACTTACGAGGGCGAAACTTACGAGGCACCGGCCGACACCGGCACGGGTTCGGATTCTTATTCGGGCCCGACGCCTGATCCGACGCCGTTCGATTTTTACACCGCGGAACCGGAAAGCGACGCCAATTCGGCACCGCCTCCGCCGCCCGTTGCTGCCGAAACACCGCAGACTGAAGCACCCGATCAGGCCGACGAGACGCCGCCGGACGATGCAAAGACGTGGTTCACGGCGCCGTTTGTTCACGTGACGGCGTCGGGCCGGGCGTTTGTAGTTGATTTTCCTTACGGCGAGGGCGAGATCGTTTACGTAGGCGACCCGTATGTCGTCGCAAATGGCGGCATTACGGCCGCCGACAACGCCCAGTTTGCCGTCAATCTCGCGACCGCACGCGGCGGGCTCATCGTCTTTAACGAGTACCATCACGGCTACGGCTCTGGGAACAATCGCGTCTTCGAGTATTTCGCCGGGACGCCGGTGATCGCCATACTTCTGCAGCTAACGGTGCTCGGGCTATTCGTCGTGTACTCGCGAAGCCGTCGGTTTGCCCGGCCGGTTCCGGCTCCTGATCCGGATCGGCTCTCAAAGCTGGAATACGTCGGTGCGATGGCCGAGCTGCAGCAGCGGACGAAGGCGTTCGACCTCGCGATGGAGAATATCTACGGCGATTTCCGCCGGCGGGCCGCACGCCACTTTGGTATTGATAATACGACGACCTCGCGGAAAGAACTTGCCGCGATGATCGCCGAACGCACCGGCCACGACGCCGGCGATGTCGGAACACTGATGCAGAAATGCGAGGACATCGTCCACGGCGAGCCGACCGATAAACGCGAGTTGCTAAAGCTTGCCGGAAGCCTTCGCGAGCTTGAAGAAGCGATGCGGCTCTCGCGGAGCAGCAGGCGGAGGATATAG
- a CDS encoding DUF4129 domain-containing protein, producing MRFRLPFIAILLMSLAAAASGMSLAEYREAVDEAHSHAIDIISEIRDGEDGYSEHEQECIAEMRRLLPPELDVDTGFGKEKFSHARLHELLKQYESAADRRSRAVIAEEIEETLSAALWKLKEIEKAAETERTKDEEKRKLAEILNREEFQKPSGDEESWLQRLIREFIDWLMGLLPSGGPRPSVTGSPVLAMLLQVVVIGAAVAAIAYGLYRLAPVIFPTLRRRKREKDGERVILGETIGEDMTAKDLLAEAEALAAKGDHRGAIRKGYIALLCELSDRRLIGLARHKTNRDYLRDLRREAEIHRRMQGLTGIFERAWYGSGGADGSAWTAFSTEARETIRQT from the coding sequence ATGCGATTTCGCTTACCATTCATCGCTATTTTGCTGATGTCACTTGCCGCCGCGGCGAGCGGGATGAGCCTTGCCGAATATCGCGAAGCGGTCGATGAGGCCCACAGCCACGCGATCGACATCATCAGCGAGATCCGCGACGGCGAAGATGGTTACTCAGAACATGAACAAGAGTGCATAGCCGAGATGCGCCGGCTCTTGCCGCCAGAGCTTGACGTCGATACCGGCTTCGGTAAAGAGAAATTCTCACACGCCCGGCTTCATGAGCTGCTCAAGCAATACGAGTCAGCGGCCGACCGCCGCTCGCGAGCGGTGATCGCGGAGGAGATCGAGGAGACACTTTCGGCCGCACTCTGGAAGCTGAAAGAGATCGAAAAGGCCGCCGAGACCGAGCGTACAAAGGACGAGGAAAAGCGAAAGCTCGCCGAGATCCTTAACCGCGAGGAATTTCAAAAGCCTTCGGGCGACGAGGAGAGTTGGCTGCAGAGGCTGATCCGCGAGTTCATTGACTGGCTAATGGGACTGCTGCCGAGCGGCGGCCCCCGGCCGAGCGTTACGGGCTCGCCGGTGCTGGCAATGCTGCTCCAGGTTGTCGTTATCGGTGCTGCGGTCGCCGCGATCGCTTACGGGCTCTATAGGCTTGCTCCGGTGATCTTCCCAACGCTCCGTCGGCGAAAGCGTGAAAAGGACGGCGAACGCGTAATTCTCGGCGAGACCATCGGCGAGGACATGACGGCGAAGGATCTGCTCGCCGAGGCCGAGGCTTTGGCCGCGAAAGGCGACCATCGCGGTGCGATCCGCAAGGGCTACATCGCGCTTCTTTGCGAGCTGAGCGACCGACGGCTGATCGGGCTCGCTCGCCACAAGACGAATCGCGATTACCTCCGCGACCTTCGCCGCGAGGCCGAAATTCACCGCCGGATGCAGGGGCTGACCGGCATTTTTGAACGTGCCTGGTATGGTTCGGGCGGTGCCGATGGCAGTGCCTGGACCGCATTCAGCACCGAAGCAAGGGAGACGATCCGGCAGACCTGA
- a CDS encoding sulfite exporter TauE/SafE family protein, with product MALFFVTSAVGVVTGSNSLITVPVMFQFGIDEKVAVATNMFGLTFMAVGATIPFLRTGTLEVKRLSPLIAVTLVGSALGAALVGMMTGIGLKLVVSVAMIAIVLFTLLGPRTNGAKKANSEWSLTAFGLVATFLLAIYGGLYSGGYVTVLTAAFVAFFGMTYGGAIAATKLVNVFSSGIATLVFMWQGLVDYRLGAVLAVTMFAGAYAGAYFVTKMNEAWLRGIFIATVLLLAVKLIADLFLN from the coding sequence ATCGCATTGTTCTTTGTAACGAGTGCCGTCGGGGTCGTGACGGGCAGCAATTCGCTGATCACGGTGCCGGTGATGTTCCAGTTCGGCATCGATGAGAAAGTGGCGGTCGCGACCAATATGTTCGGGCTGACATTTATGGCTGTCGGTGCGACCATTCCCTTCCTGCGAACGGGAACGCTCGAGGTAAAGCGGCTCTCGCCCTTGATCGCCGTAACGTTGGTCGGCTCCGCACTCGGGGCGGCCTTGGTCGGGATGATGACCGGCATCGGGTTGAAACTCGTCGTCTCAGTAGCGATGATCGCTATCGTGCTTTTTACGTTACTTGGGCCGCGGACGAATGGAGCCAAAAAGGCGAACAGCGAATGGTCGCTGACGGCCTTCGGGCTTGTGGCGACGTTCCTACTCGCCATCTATGGCGGGCTTTACAGCGGCGGCTACGTTACTGTTTTGACCGCCGCGTTTGTCGCGTTTTTCGGGATGACGTACGGCGGCGCGATCGCCGCGACGAAGCTCGTGAACGTGTTCTCATCCGGGATTGCCACGCTCGTTTTTATGTGGCAAGGTCTAGTGGATTACAGGCTCGGGGCCGTGCTTGCGGTGACGATGTTCGCCGGGGCATACGCCGGAGCGTATTTTGTGACGAAGATGAACGAGGCGTGGCTGCGAGGCATATTTATCGCGACCGTGCTTTTGCTGGCGGTCAAGCTGATCGCCGATCTTTTCTTAAATTGA